A part of Alkalinema sp. FACHB-956 genomic DNA contains:
- the rsmD gene encoding 16S rRNA (guanine(966)-N(2))-methyltransferase RsmD has translation MSLRIYGNRLLKTLPGLDTRPTTGKVREAVFNIWQGTIAGCRWLDLCVGSGAMGAEALCRGAARVVGIEQFPKACAIAQENWQRVAQPEQRFQILRGDVVKRLPSLAGQQFDRIYFDPPYDSNLYEPVLRAIVAYGLLAPQGEIAAEHRPGSLLVPIPGLVCCREKTYGNTAVTFFQGDRSETAIEISEALVH, from the coding sequence CTGAAAACTTTGCCGGGATTGGACACTCGTCCCACGACGGGCAAAGTGCGGGAAGCGGTGTTTAATATCTGGCAGGGCACGATTGCTGGCTGTCGCTGGTTGGATCTCTGTGTGGGCAGTGGAGCCATGGGAGCCGAAGCGCTGTGTCGGGGGGCAGCACGAGTGGTGGGCATTGAGCAGTTTCCCAAAGCCTGCGCGATCGCCCAGGAAAACTGGCAACGGGTAGCCCAGCCAGAGCAGCGTTTCCAAATTCTGCGGGGAGATGTGGTGAAACGCTTACCTAGCTTGGCGGGACAACAGTTCGATCGCATTTATTTTGATCCACCCTATGATAGCAACTTATATGAACCTGTGTTAAGGGCGATCGTGGCCTATGGACTTTTGGCCCCCCAGGGGGAAATTGCCGCTGAACATCGGCCTGGGAGCTTGCTTGTCCCGATTCCAGGTCTTGTGTGCTGCCGAGAAAAAACCTATGGCAACACCGCCGTGACTTTTTTTCAGGGGGATCGGTCAGAAACCGCGATCGAAATCAGCGAGGCTCTGGTACATTAG
- a CDS encoding GDSL-type esterase/lipase family protein, translating into MIQPAPTQSPQTQPAPDQRQPVPPRKGVPLWAAFSIAINGLVLLAVSLVVWKPQLLTLLPIPQPNAAPISSPDPNATAAPDPAEAGNRQQLSYEQWLEILQKEASAIAKKTPDRLTVLLGDSLSLWFPTELLPSDRTWLNQGISGENSAGLLKRLNFLDETKPQTIFLMVGVNDLIKGVPADQVVANLRQTVQTLKEKHPSTEIVLQALLPHGGERATVTDREAVLKVSNEQIFKLNQQIAAIAQEEQVFFLNLYPLFADSDGLLRQDLSTDGLHLNREGYNVWRTALTVFSQTKLAQPPIAPAAQEAGAASSETPAEANGDANSETNSDAGPDANKATTTEASTEPSTPEAAAPEPPESQSSPGTAGQ; encoded by the coding sequence ATGATCCAGCCCGCGCCCACTCAGTCCCCTCAAACGCAACCCGCTCCAGATCAGCGGCAGCCCGTCCCACCCCGCAAAGGTGTTCCCCTGTGGGCGGCTTTCTCGATCGCCATCAATGGTTTGGTGCTGCTGGCAGTGTCGCTTGTGGTGTGGAAGCCGCAATTGTTGACCTTGTTACCGATTCCCCAGCCCAATGCAGCCCCGATCTCCAGCCCCGATCCCAATGCTACCGCTGCACCCGATCCAGCGGAGGCCGGAAATCGTCAACAATTGAGTTACGAGCAATGGCTAGAAATTTTGCAGAAGGAAGCCAGTGCCATCGCCAAAAAAACACCCGATCGCTTGACGGTGTTACTGGGGGATTCCCTCAGCCTCTGGTTTCCCACGGAGTTGTTACCCAGCGATCGGACCTGGCTAAACCAGGGGATTTCCGGGGAGAATTCCGCTGGCTTGCTGAAGCGCTTGAACTTCTTGGATGAAACGAAGCCCCAGACAATTTTTCTGATGGTGGGCGTCAATGATCTGATTAAGGGCGTTCCCGCTGATCAGGTGGTGGCGAATCTGCGCCAAACGGTGCAAACCCTCAAGGAGAAACATCCCAGTACGGAAATCGTGCTGCAAGCCCTGCTGCCCCATGGCGGAGAGCGGGCCACCGTGACCGATCGAGAGGCTGTGCTGAAAGTCTCCAACGAGCAAATTTTTAAGCTGAACCAACAGATTGCCGCGATCGCCCAGGAGGAACAGGTCTTTTTCCTGAACCTATATCCCCTGTTTGCCGATAGCGATGGCCTGCTGCGCCAAGACCTCAGCACCGATGGCCTGCATTTGAATCGGGAAGGCTACAACGTCTGGCGGACGGCATTAACGGTGTTTAGCCAAACGAAACTGGCTCAACCGCCTATTGCTCCTGCGGCCCAGGAAGCGGGGGCGGCTTCTAGTGAGACGCCTGCGGAAGCCAATGGGGACGCGAATTCTGAAACCAATTCTGACGCTGGCCCTGACGCCAACAAAGCCACGACAACCGAGGCCAGCACCGAGCCCAGCACGCCTGAAGCTGCCGCGCCCGAACCGCCGGAAAGCCAATCCAGTCCGGGCACTGCGGGACAGTAA
- a CDS encoding 4-hydroxy-3-methylbut-2-enyl diphosphate reductase, with protein sequence MDTKAFKRSLNNSDNYHRKGFGHGEEVASTMESEYQSPLIQEIREKNYILKRGNVTIRLAEAFGFCWGVERAVAMAYETRTHFPTERIWITNEIIHNPSVNQRLRDMNVEFISVENGQKDFSGVQAGDVVILPAFGASVQEMQLLNDRGCTIVDTTCPWVSKVWNTVEKHKKVQYTSIIHGKYNHEETVATSSFAGTYLIVLNMAQAEYVTNYILHGGDKAEFMAKFSKAMSAGFDPDRDLQRVGIANQTTMLKGETEAIGKLLERTMMQKYGPDKLNEHFQSFNTICDATQERQDAMFDLVEDKLDLMVVIGGYNSSNTTHLQEIAVEREIPSYHIDSADRILSNNRLEHKPLGQELMVQENWLPEGEIVVGITSGASTPDKVVEEVIEKIFAQKLELVAS encoded by the coding sequence ATGGATACAAAAGCTTTTAAACGATCGCTGAACAATTCTGATAACTATCACCGCAAGGGGTTTGGCCATGGGGAGGAAGTGGCCAGTACCATGGAGTCGGAGTACCAAAGTCCGCTGATTCAAGAAATTCGCGAGAAGAATTACATCCTCAAGCGCGGCAATGTGACAATTCGTTTAGCCGAAGCGTTTGGCTTTTGCTGGGGGGTGGAGCGTGCGGTAGCAATGGCCTACGAAACCCGGACGCATTTCCCGACGGAGCGGATTTGGATCACGAATGAGATTATTCACAATCCTTCGGTGAACCAGCGGCTGCGAGACATGAATGTGGAATTTATCTCGGTGGAGAATGGCCAAAAGGACTTCTCTGGGGTGCAGGCGGGGGATGTGGTGATTTTGCCTGCCTTTGGAGCGAGCGTGCAGGAAATGCAGTTGCTCAACGATCGCGGCTGTACGATCGTGGATACGACCTGTCCTTGGGTGTCGAAGGTGTGGAACACGGTGGAGAAGCACAAGAAGGTGCAATACACTTCGATTATTCACGGCAAGTACAACCATGAGGAAACCGTTGCCACAAGTTCCTTTGCGGGTACCTATCTAATTGTGCTGAATATGGCCCAGGCGGAATATGTGACGAATTACATTCTGCATGGCGGCGACAAGGCTGAGTTTATGGCCAAGTTCAGCAAGGCGATGTCGGCGGGATTCGACCCCGATCGGGATTTGCAACGGGTGGGGATTGCCAACCAAACGACGATGCTGAAGGGTGAGACGGAGGCGATCGGTAAGTTGCTGGAACGGACAATGATGCAGAAGTACGGGCCAGACAAGCTGAATGAGCATTTCCAGAGTTTTAATACGATCTGCGATGCGACCCAGGAACGTCAGGATGCCATGTTTGATCTGGTGGAGGACAAGCTGGATCTCATGGTGGTGATTGGGGGATATAACTCGTCGAATACCACGCATTTGCAGGAAATTGCGGTGGAGCGGGAAATTCCGTCCTATCACATTGATAGTGCCGATCGAATTTTGTCCAACAATCGTTTGGAGCACAAGCCGTTGGGGCAGGAGTTGATGGTGCAGGAGAACTGGTTGCCGGAGGGTGAAATTGTTGTGGGGATTACTTCGGGGGCTTCGACACCGGATAAGGTTGTGGAAGAGGTGATCGAGAAAATCTTCGCGCAAAAGTTGGAATTGGTCGCTAGCTAA
- a CDS encoding WD40 repeat domain-containing protein, giving the protein MQAPILSSPAAAYIRPDSVCPLYISPSQTPLKLTGLISPNLAFSPDSQVLAATDESGNHGLKLLNLKTGDPQQVVPTGWLGSISFSPDSQRIATGSRGPMVALVDRQTPQSVTRFEGHKRAVGNVAFSPDGQYIASSSRDNTVRVWNLQGKSIAMLQGFPEIPHVDLSGVNAIGIVTWSSSQNVLVTIAASQRLERRLDLLQIPNANSNVKPITIDLPSEAADRSVPPFTVSSDGKHIAILSKNGMELWNLQGQLIARWPIHPGAVIDLDFSPDGQKIVTTTEDKAVKIWSLQGQLLSTFTGYKKQVKHVKFSPDGKCLLTMGEEDRTIRGWDLSTQEELFRLPTDGFEITLSPNGRYLATTEDDVVENSTTILVWQLQAQAQ; this is encoded by the coding sequence ATGCAAGCCCCCATTCTATCGAGTCCAGCCGCTGCATATATTCGCCCTGATTCAGTCTGCCCTTTATATATCAGTCCCAGTCAAACGCCTTTAAAATTAACTGGCTTGATTTCTCCCAACCTAGCCTTTAGCCCGGATAGTCAAGTATTAGCAGCCACGGATGAGAGCGGTAATCATGGCTTGAAACTTTTGAATCTTAAGACCGGAGATCCGCAACAAGTTGTCCCCACAGGTTGGCTAGGCTCGATCTCATTCAGTCCCGATAGCCAACGAATTGCCACAGGTTCCCGAGGCCCCATGGTCGCCCTAGTCGATCGTCAGACTCCCCAGTCGGTCACAAGATTTGAGGGGCACAAACGCGCAGTTGGTAATGTTGCCTTCAGTCCAGATGGGCAATACATTGCCAGTTCATCCAGGGATAACACAGTCCGGGTTTGGAATTTGCAAGGCAAGTCCATAGCAATGCTGCAAGGCTTTCCTGAGATTCCCCATGTAGATCTCTCAGGTGTGAACGCGATCGGGATTGTCACTTGGAGTAGTTCTCAGAATGTTTTAGTAACCATAGCTGCTAGCCAAAGATTGGAGCGTCGTTTAGATCTCTTACAAATTCCGAATGCAAACTCCAATGTAAAACCGATCACGATTGATCTGCCATCTGAAGCGGCTGATAGATCTGTTCCACCGTTCACAGTGAGTTCTGATGGCAAACACATTGCAATTCTCTCAAAGAATGGTATGGAGCTATGGAACTTGCAAGGACAATTAATTGCCCGGTGGCCTATCCATCCTGGGGCAGTCATTGATTTGGATTTCAGCCCAGATGGGCAAAAAATAGTCACTACTACTGAAGATAAAGCAGTGAAAATATGGAGTTTGCAGGGACAACTGCTTTCTACCTTTACAGGGTATAAAAAACAGGTTAAGCACGTTAAGTTTAGTCCCGACGGAAAGTGTTTACTGACCATGGGAGAAGAGGATAGAACAATCCGAGGTTGGGATCTTTCTACTCAAGAAGAATTATTTAGATTACCGACCGATGGATTTGAAATTACTCTCAGCCCCAACGGTCGATATTTAGCAACAACAGAGGATGACGTAGTCGAAAATTCAACCACTATCTTAGTCTGGCAACTCCAAGCACAAGCACAATAG